The genomic DNA CGGCCGCCCACCGCGGGAGAGAGCTCCTTGGCGAGGCGCTGGTGCTCGTCCCGTTTCGCGTCGCGCGCGGGCAGGATCATCAGGTAGCATCCCCAGCCGATGGTGAAGGCAGTGACAATAGTAATGAATGCGGCACGCCATTTCCGTGCATCTATCACCCTGTCCCACAGATCAGCCACCAGCAGCGCCGCTGCGGGATAGAGCGGGAGGGCGTAGCGGGAGTGCTTCCCGCTGCTGATCGTGAGGAAAGCGAGCAGGCTCAGGAACCAGACAGCGGGATAACGGCGGTCGCGCGCGGCTCCGCTGCCCCCAGGCACACGAGGAAGGAACAGGCAGAGAATCAGAAACGGGCTCCAGGGCAAAAAATTGGAAAGGAGCGCGGGGCCGTAGAACCAGAACGGCTCGTAGTGGTCGAAGCCGCTGGTGAAGCGCAGGAGATTTTCTTTGTAGACGTACATCTCGTAGAAGAAACGCCGCCCCTCGGGCCCGATCCTCGCGAGGTAGGGAATATACCAGGCAGCCTGCATCCCGATGACGATGAGGATGCCCCAGGGGATCAGCATGGAGCGGAGGAGCCTCAGCCTGCGATCCACGGCGAGATAGACGAGGGAGACGAGTGCCGGGAAGACGATGCCGAGAGGCCCCTTGGTGAGTGCGGCCAGACCGATTGCGAGGTAGGCGAGGATGAACGGCTGCCCGCGCGTCCCCCCCGCGCTGAATCCCCGGTACAAAAAGCAGAGCGAGAGCGTCACGAAGAAGGTGAACAGCATGTCCACCATACAGGTCCGCGCCTCCCATGCGAATGCGTACGTCGTGCAGAGGATGAAGCCGGCGAGGAGCCCCGTTCTGCGGTTGAACAGCGTTTTCCCGAGCGATACCGTGAGGAATGTGCAGCCGAGCGCCGCGAGGGCCGACGGAAGCCGCGAGAAAAAGGGGGTGATCACGCCGGCGACCCGCGAGAGGCCGGCAACCGCCCATATGAAGAGGATGGGCTTTTCCGTGAAGATGACGGTGTTGAAGCGGGGCACGATCCAATCGCCCGAGCGGAGCATCTCCCAGGCGATCTCAACGTACCAGATGGTGTCTTTGTTTTCGAATCCGCGCCCGCCGAGGCGGAAGAAAAAAATGAAGAGGGCGGCGAGGATGAGGAGGAGCGACGGCAGCCTGCTGGAACGCTGCGGCACAGTAAGGTCCGGCTTCATGGAATGTCCTCTCTCGATAAGAAGGTGCGTGCTTTGGAAAATGAACAGAGCTATGTAGGGGTTCGATCCTTCGGCTACGCTCAGGACAAGTTTCCCGCCTATGGCGGGCAAGTATCGAACTTGCCATGTAACATACGTGGCCCGGGCGCGATAAAACTTGTCCTGAGCGTAGCCGAAGGATCGCGCCCCTACCACACAAATAGATCAGATGGGTCAGAGAAATCAGGTGCAGCCGATTGTCAGGAGCTGATCCTCTTGATGACGTATCGGGGACGGTTCCTCACCTCGGCGTAGATGCGCCCGATGTATTCGCCGATGAGTCCCATGGCGAGGAGCTGGATCCCGACGAACACGAAGAGGAGGGCAAAGAGGGTGAAGACCCCTTCGACCTCGGGCCCTTGGAATATGCGTCGGATGAAGAGGAAGAGGCCGAAGGCCATCCCCAGGAGCGCAATGATGATCCCGAGCGCGCTGATGAGCTGGATCGGGAAGAGCGAGAATCCCGTGACGAGGTCGAAGTTGAGCTTGAGCAGTCGGCTGAGGTTGTACTT from Candidatus Auribacterota bacterium includes the following:
- a CDS encoding glycosyltransferase family 39 protein, translating into MKPDLTVPQRSSRLPSLLLILAALFIFFFRLGGRGFENKDTIWYVEIAWEMLRSGDWIVPRFNTVIFTEKPILFIWAVAGLSRVAGVITPFFSRLPSALAALGCTFLTVSLGKTLFNRRTGLLAGFILCTTYAFAWEARTCMVDMLFTFFVTLSLCFLYRGFSAGGTRGQPFILAYLAIGLAALTKGPLGIVFPALVSLVYLAVDRRLRLLRSMLIPWGILIVIGMQAAWYIPYLARIGPEGRRFFYEMYVYKENLLRFTSGFDHYEPFWFYGPALLSNFLPWSPFLILCLFLPRVPGGSGAARDRRYPAVWFLSLLAFLTISSGKHSRYALPLYPAAALLVADLWDRVIDARKWRAAFITIVTAFTIGWGCYLMILPARDAKRDEHQRLAKELSPAVGGRPLATYGIFSRRLALGFFMGRPVIYIDRECELLDYLRAEGRVLCLMEADAYEGSKGRLPQSVKVVGRSRYRDMDLVLIANR